From the Opitutus sp. ER46 genome, one window contains:
- a CDS encoding methyl-accepting chemotaxis protein, translated as MNTWTVGKRITVGYATVLLVTLAIGLFAASRLTVIGDHAGTLTRDAMPQVIALGQIQTNTVLANAYLLRHILLAEASQLKDLDEAVTTLAAANDKLYQVAQDGARTPEAKAAMAKVMAARDLYLKQRAAAFALSRGGQKTEAFVAYEKQVGPDFRALNAALQESVNHYRDEGGRAGNGITGAIVASKRFIFIGIVAALLLASGIGYLIVRATNRILVVTSESLDEGAAHVTAAAGQVSAASQMLAEGSSEQAASLEETSSSLEEMASMTKRNADNANHAKELSGQTRQAADTGTADMDEMKAAMSAIQESSTGVSKIIKTIDEIAFQTNILALNAAVEAARAGEAGMGFAVVADEVRNLAQRSAQSAKETTAKIEDAVAKAERGVAISARVAKSLAEIAEKTQKVDAIVGEIATASNEQSQGIDQLNTAVGQMDQVTQSNASNAEETASAAEELNGQALSLQDAVVELKKLVGGNAGAGRSAAVRTERGRPARAPQKLARVVKTPAKEAVIPSESTPPGTNGAAPRNGAIKIASPELNFRDV; from the coding sequence CTAGCCATTGGACTTTTCGCCGCTTCGCGGCTCACCGTCATCGGTGACCACGCGGGCACGCTTACGCGAGACGCGATGCCGCAAGTGATCGCCTTGGGGCAGATTCAAACCAACACCGTCCTCGCAAACGCGTACTTGCTGCGGCACATCCTCCTCGCCGAGGCGAGCCAGCTCAAGGACCTCGACGAAGCCGTCACCACCCTCGCGGCGGCCAACGACAAGTTGTACCAGGTTGCCCAGGACGGGGCCCGCACACCCGAAGCAAAGGCGGCGATGGCCAAGGTCATGGCGGCGCGCGACCTCTATCTGAAACAACGGGCCGCGGCGTTTGCGCTGAGCCGGGGCGGCCAGAAAACAGAGGCCTTCGTCGCGTATGAAAAACAGGTCGGACCCGATTTCCGCGCGCTCAATGCCGCGCTGCAGGAATCGGTGAACCATTATCGCGACGAGGGCGGACGGGCGGGCAACGGCATCACCGGTGCGATCGTTGCCTCAAAGCGCTTTATCTTCATCGGCATTGTCGCGGCGCTGCTGCTCGCCTCCGGCATCGGATACCTGATCGTCCGGGCCACGAACCGCATCCTGGTGGTCACCTCCGAGTCGCTCGATGAAGGGGCGGCACACGTGACGGCCGCGGCGGGCCAAGTCTCGGCCGCGAGCCAGATGCTCGCGGAAGGATCGAGCGAACAGGCTGCAAGTCTCGAGGAAACCAGCTCCTCGCTCGAGGAGATGGCTTCGATGACGAAGCGAAATGCGGACAACGCCAACCATGCGAAGGAGCTCTCCGGGCAGACCCGGCAGGCGGCCGATACGGGAACGGCGGACATGGACGAAATGAAGGCCGCCATGAGCGCGATCCAAGAGTCGTCGACCGGCGTCTCGAAGATCATCAAGACGATCGACGAGATCGCCTTCCAGACGAACATCCTTGCGCTGAATGCCGCGGTCGAGGCCGCGCGGGCCGGCGAAGCCGGCATGGGCTTCGCGGTGGTCGCCGACGAAGTGCGCAATCTCGCCCAGCGCTCCGCGCAATCCGCCAAGGAGACGACGGCGAAGATCGAAGATGCGGTGGCCAAGGCCGAACGCGGTGTCGCCATTTCCGCCCGCGTCGCCAAGTCCCTGGCCGAGATCGCGGAGAAGACCCAAAAGGTCGACGCTATCGTCGGGGAGATCGCGACCGCCTCGAATGAACAGAGCCAAGGGATCGACCAGCTCAACACCGCCGTGGGCCAGATGGACCAGGTCACGCAGTCCAATGCGAGCAACGCCGAGGAGACTGCGTCGGCCGCCGAGGAGTTGAACGGCCAGGCGCTTTCGCTGCAGGACGCGGTGGTGGAACTGAAGAAACTCGTTGGCGGCAATGCCGGCGCAGGCCGTTCCGCCGCGGTGCGCACGGAGCGCGGGCGGCCGGCGCGCGCCCCGCAGAAACTGGCGCGAGTCGTGAAGACGCCGGCCAAAGAGGCCGTGATTCCCTCCGAGAGCACGCCGCCTGGCACGAATGGCGCAGCGCCCCGCAACGGCGCGATCAAGATTGCCTCGCCGGAGCTAAACTTCCGCGACGTCTGA
- a CDS encoding glycoside hydrolase family 88 protein gives MKLVSPLLLLGVAVVGTAAAQPAASVAPTVPALRRFEPAYPVRYAPMPVPEIRQVMERVHGYLDGVTPAQLIDAKTRQPVDLAAANPNAVIAPGDFLLVTYEWGVTYAGMLLASEVTADGRYADYAATRLKFIADAAPRFRAQLAALPENARERMRVPFRSVNAPHTLDDSGAMAAAFIKAARAGHHPEAFRPVIDNYLKWISRGQQRLADGTLARNRPLPNSLWLDDLYMSVPALAQMGALTGDRAYFDDAARQLIQFHRRMFVPEKGLFMHGWVEAMDPHPAFHWGRANGWAVMAAVELLSVMPDDHPQHAAVLAIFRAHARGLAACQGGDGLWHQLLDRPDSYPESSASAMFVYALARGINRGWLQPLVYGPCVSLGWNAVAKTVNVKGQVEQTCVGTGMGFEPTFYYYRPTSVYAAHGYGPVLLAGAEMITLLQGQGADANVHDGAIQFSRAAAWR, from the coding sequence ATGAAATTGGTCTCCCCTCTCCTCCTCCTTGGCGTCGCGGTGGTCGGTACGGCCGCGGCGCAGCCCGCCGCTTCCGTTGCGCCGACGGTGCCGGCGCTCCGACGCTTCGAGCCCGCCTACCCCGTGCGTTATGCCCCCATGCCAGTGCCGGAGATTCGGCAGGTCATGGAGCGGGTTCATGGTTACCTCGATGGCGTCACTCCGGCGCAACTGATCGACGCGAAGACCCGTCAGCCGGTCGACCTCGCGGCGGCGAATCCGAACGCGGTGATCGCACCGGGCGACTTCCTGCTGGTGACTTACGAATGGGGCGTAACCTACGCCGGTATGCTGCTGGCAAGTGAGGTGACCGCCGACGGACGCTATGCCGACTATGCCGCCACCCGCTTGAAGTTCATTGCGGATGCGGCCCCGCGGTTTCGGGCGCAGTTGGCCGCCTTGCCGGAAAACGCCCGGGAGCGCATGCGCGTGCCGTTTCGCTCGGTCAATGCGCCGCACACGCTGGACGATTCGGGCGCAATGGCGGCCGCCTTCATTAAGGCCGCCCGCGCGGGACACCACCCCGAGGCCTTTCGCCCGGTCATCGACAATTACCTGAAATGGATCAGCCGCGGGCAGCAGCGCCTCGCCGATGGGACGCTCGCGCGCAATCGTCCCCTGCCCAACTCACTCTGGCTCGACGATCTCTACATGAGCGTGCCAGCCCTCGCGCAGATGGGAGCGCTCACGGGCGACCGCGCCTATTTCGACGATGCGGCGCGCCAGTTGATTCAGTTTCACCGGCGAATGTTCGTGCCGGAGAAGGGGCTTTTCATGCATGGCTGGGTAGAGGCCATGGACCCGCATCCCGCATTCCACTGGGGCCGGGCCAACGGCTGGGCCGTGATGGCGGCGGTCGAATTGCTCAGCGTGATGCCTGACGACCACCCGCAGCACGCCGCCGTGCTCGCGATCTTCCGGGCGCATGCCCGCGGTCTCGCCGCGTGCCAGGGTGGTGACGGCCTCTGGCACCAGTTGCTGGACCGGCCCGATTCCTATCCCGAGAGCTCGGCGTCCGCGATGTTCGTGTATGCGCTCGCCCGCGGCATCAATCGCGGCTGGCTCCAGCCGCTCGTCTACGGTCCCTGTGTTTCCTTGGGCTGGAATGCCGTGGCGAAGACGGTGAACGTGAAAGGCCAGGTCGAGCAGACCTGCGTGGGCACGGGCATGGGCTTCGAGCCGACATTCTACTACTACCGGCCCACCTCGGTGTATGCGGCTCATGGTTACGGCCCCGTCCTCCTGGCCGGCGCCGAGATGATCACGCTTCTTCAGGGCCAGGGCGCCGACGCCAACGTCCATGATGGCGCCATTCAATTCAGCCGCGCCGCAGCCTGGCGCTAA
- a CDS encoding PD40 domain-containing protein: protein MHSSRVLSCLLALAVVQAFCGTAAAQMGRRFPSEKKVIPDPVTGVPLTFLTSAPAGDSKIYPTHPQWTADGQWLIFRSNRAAGQAFAVNEQTGDIVQVTETGYTGALAVGQKSMRLFLTRPADHVARMALPEADRRKPSKEPLEVVAIDLARLFADSAAGKMQAAAAYEQVFGTIPTDIGGGGELAIDENEKIAYFRMLREAAAKYLPAGTKLEANYGPRNMGAGPAGVAMMNLETGEVKPVVAVPFQVGHIQSNPWTSGEVVFCWETGGKAPQRTWTVKSDGTGLRPLYREASYDWVTHEAVIGPDEVAIAILGHRPADLVDAWGQCGSRAHPTGLGIVNLRTGHIIIAGQTKHGSGFWHVHGSADGRWAVGDDFARNLYLIDRRTNEMILLTAGHKETAADHVHPTFSPDGTRIEIQSAMLSADNRSMNICVVPVPKAWLARKYDSKVHPE from the coding sequence ATGCACTCCTCCCGAGTTCTTTCCTGCCTACTCGCCCTCGCGGTGGTGCAGGCATTCTGCGGCACGGCCGCGGCCCAGATGGGCCGGCGCTTCCCTTCGGAGAAGAAGGTCATCCCGGATCCCGTGACCGGCGTGCCGCTCACGTTCCTGACCAGCGCGCCGGCGGGCGACTCAAAGATCTACCCGACGCATCCTCAGTGGACGGCGGACGGGCAGTGGCTGATCTTTCGCTCAAACCGGGCCGCCGGACAGGCGTTCGCGGTCAACGAGCAGACCGGGGACATTGTCCAGGTGACGGAGACCGGCTACACCGGCGCCCTTGCCGTCGGTCAGAAGTCCATGCGGCTCTTCCTCACTCGCCCGGCGGATCACGTGGCGCGCATGGCGCTGCCTGAGGCAGACCGCCGCAAGCCGTCCAAGGAACCCTTGGAGGTCGTGGCGATCGATCTGGCGCGACTCTTTGCGGACAGCGCGGCCGGCAAGATGCAGGCGGCGGCGGCGTACGAGCAGGTGTTCGGCACCATCCCCACCGACATCGGTGGCGGGGGTGAACTCGCGATCGATGAGAACGAGAAAATCGCGTACTTCCGCATGCTGCGGGAAGCGGCGGCCAAGTATCTGCCGGCCGGGACGAAGCTCGAGGCGAACTATGGCCCGCGGAACATGGGGGCAGGCCCGGCGGGCGTCGCGATGATGAATCTCGAGACCGGTGAGGTGAAACCGGTGGTGGCGGTGCCGTTCCAGGTCGGCCACATCCAGTCGAATCCCTGGACCTCCGGCGAGGTCGTCTTCTGCTGGGAGACCGGCGGCAAGGCGCCGCAGCGCACGTGGACGGTGAAGTCCGACGGCACCGGGCTGCGTCCGCTGTACCGGGAAGCCAGTTACGACTGGGTGACGCATGAGGCCGTCATCGGACCGGATGAGGTGGCGATCGCCATCCTTGGCCACCGGCCCGCCGATCTCGTCGATGCCTGGGGGCAGTGTGGCAGCCGGGCGCATCCCACCGGGCTCGGGATCGTGAATCTCCGGACGGGGCACATCATCATTGCCGGCCAGACCAAGCATGGCAGCGGCTTCTGGCATGTGCATGGCTCGGCGGATGGCCGCTGGGCGGTGGGCGACGACTTCGCGCGGAACCTGTACCTGATCGATCGACGCACCAACGAGATGATTCTCCTGACGGCGGGACACAAGGAGACGGCGGCGGACCATGTCCATCCGACCTTCAGTCCCGATGGCACGCGCATCGAGATCCAGTCGGCGATGCTGTCAGCCGACAACCGTTCGATGAATATCTGCGTCGTGCCGGTGCCCAAGGCGTGGTTGGCGCGGAAGTACGATAGCAAGGTTCACCCGGAGTAA
- the lepB gene encoding signal peptidase I, with product MFGFLKSQEKKMRENAANWLELAEKVYHFRRDVLPAAQVAELQGQIAGLQALLKEKAGAERLKLAIERLEEVLRRTGGAIYPKTALVENVEFFLVAALVILGIRTYFVQPFKIPTNSMWPTYNGMTAEVWRNPAERPGALGRVGRFLAFGAQRREMVAPDTGPVTIPVRAGDGRIYFEAKPGRKWLVIPTTVREYTFFVNGHPVQLRVPLDFDFDQAFHDATGIDAAQLAWRAMAPSVGLGAVREIPVDLKAVKGEPFLAFDIITGDQLFVDRVTYHFARPKVGQGFVFRTDHIDSPHMRDQAGNQVEQYYIKRLVGGPGDKLEIRSPMLYRNGEPISGSDAFRANNRREGRYRGYANSGLLSTGEVLTVPEEKFFALGDNSYNSLDGRFWGFVPAKDVVGRPLFVYYPFTSHWGPAR from the coding sequence ATGTTCGGCTTCCTCAAGTCTCAGGAGAAAAAGATGCGCGAGAACGCGGCCAACTGGCTCGAGCTCGCGGAAAAGGTGTATCACTTCCGCCGCGACGTCCTGCCGGCCGCCCAGGTTGCCGAACTCCAGGGCCAGATTGCCGGCCTCCAGGCACTCCTCAAGGAGAAGGCCGGAGCTGAGCGTCTGAAGCTGGCGATCGAGCGGCTGGAGGAAGTGCTGCGGCGCACCGGCGGCGCGATCTACCCCAAGACCGCCTTGGTCGAGAACGTCGAATTCTTCCTCGTGGCCGCGTTGGTGATCCTCGGCATCCGCACGTACTTCGTGCAGCCGTTCAAGATCCCGACGAACTCGATGTGGCCGACCTACAATGGCATGACGGCCGAGGTCTGGCGGAATCCGGCGGAACGCCCCGGCGCCCTCGGGCGCGTCGGCCGCTTCCTGGCGTTCGGCGCCCAGCGCCGCGAAATGGTGGCCCCCGACACCGGCCCGGTCACGATCCCCGTCCGCGCCGGCGATGGACGCATCTACTTTGAAGCAAAACCGGGGCGGAAGTGGCTCGTGATCCCGACCACGGTCCGTGAGTACACGTTCTTCGTGAACGGCCACCCGGTGCAGCTGCGGGTGCCGCTGGACTTCGACTTTGACCAAGCCTTCCACGATGCCACCGGCATCGATGCCGCCCAGCTTGCCTGGCGCGCCATGGCACCGAGTGTTGGCCTGGGCGCGGTGCGCGAAATCCCGGTCGACCTGAAGGCGGTGAAGGGCGAGCCGTTTCTCGCGTTCGATATCATCACCGGCGACCAGCTTTTCGTCGACCGGGTCACGTACCATTTCGCGCGCCCAAAGGTGGGGCAGGGCTTCGTCTTCCGCACGGACCACATCGACAGCCCGCACATGCGGGACCAGGCGGGCAACCAGGTCGAGCAGTACTACATCAAGCGGCTCGTCGGCGGGCCGGGCGACAAGCTCGAGATCCGCAGCCCGATGCTTTACCGCAATGGCGAGCCGATCTCCGGTTCCGATGCGTTCCGCGCCAACAACCGTCGCGAGGGCCGCTATCGTGGCTACGCCAACTCCGGTCTCCTGAGCACCGGCGAGGTCCTGACGGTTCCCGAAGAGAAGTTCTTCGCGCTTGGCGACAACTCGTACAACAGCCTCGATGGCCGCTTCTGGGGTTTCGTCCCGGCGAAGGACGTCGTGGGTCGCCCGCTGTTCGTCTACTACCCGTTCACGAGCCACTGGGGACCCGCCCGCTGA
- the lepA gene encoding translation elongation factor 4, with amino-acid sequence MSVLYTRNFCIIAHVDHGKTTLSDRLLEYTNTVAQRVLTEQHLDSMDLEKERGITIKSHPVTMYYPAKDGHTYKLNLMDTPGHVDFSYEVSRSLAACEGAVLLIDAAQGVEAQTVANAHLAFGQKLRVIPVINKIDLPSANLELCTKQLEDILTIPAEEAILASGKSGIGIQDILEAVVQRVPPPRWTEYPQTRTLVFDSLYDSYRGVISYARVFSGAIKAGDQMLLMSNGVKSEVKEVGVFTPKMEKVDVLGTGDVGYVVSNIKTTSDIKIGDTITIANRPATEMLPGYKEVRPMVFCGLYPLESADYEKLKAALGRLRLNDSAFVYSSESSVALGFGFRCGFLGLLHMEIIQERIRREHDVEIISTYPSVVYHVVPHGGEVLEVDNPINLPDPGTITEIREPTIVASIIVPNDSLGDILALIMEKRGSCDHTDTLDMNRVMLKCTLPLNEILVDFNDRLKSITHGYGSMDYELGAYRAADLVKMEILINGDPVDAFASIVHREKAEAKGRELCERLAKIIPPQMFKVAIQAAIGGKIIARDNVREMRKDVTAKCYGGDISRKRKLLDKQKEGKKKMKQIGKVSIPPDAFIKVLQNQ; translated from the coding sequence ATGTCGGTCCTCTATACCCGTAATTTCTGCATCATCGCTCACGTCGACCACGGGAAGACGACCCTGTCCGATCGCCTGTTGGAGTACACCAACACCGTCGCGCAACGGGTGCTCACCGAGCAGCACCTCGACTCGATGGACCTGGAGAAGGAGCGCGGCATCACCATCAAGTCGCATCCGGTGACGATGTACTACCCGGCCAAGGACGGGCACACGTACAAGCTCAACCTGATGGACACGCCCGGACACGTTGACTTCTCGTACGAGGTCTCGCGTTCGCTCGCGGCCTGCGAAGGCGCGGTGCTCCTGATTGATGCCGCCCAGGGCGTCGAAGCCCAGACGGTCGCGAATGCCCATCTCGCTTTCGGCCAGAAACTTCGCGTCATCCCGGTGATCAACAAGATCGACCTGCCGAGCGCGAATCTCGAGCTCTGCACCAAGCAGCTCGAGGACATCCTCACCATCCCGGCGGAGGAGGCCATCCTCGCCAGCGGCAAGTCGGGCATCGGCATTCAGGATATTCTCGAGGCCGTCGTGCAACGCGTCCCGCCACCGCGCTGGACCGAGTACCCGCAGACCCGGACCCTCGTCTTCGACTCCCTGTACGACTCATACCGCGGCGTGATTTCCTACGCCCGCGTGTTCTCCGGCGCCATCAAGGCCGGCGACCAGATGCTCCTCATGAGCAACGGCGTGAAGTCCGAGGTGAAGGAAGTTGGCGTGTTCACCCCAAAGATGGAGAAGGTGGACGTACTCGGGACGGGTGACGTCGGCTACGTCGTTTCGAACATCAAGACGACCTCCGACATCAAGATCGGCGACACCATCACCATCGCGAACCGCCCGGCCACCGAGATGCTGCCGGGCTACAAGGAAGTGCGGCCGATGGTATTCTGCGGTCTCTATCCGCTCGAAAGCGCCGACTACGAGAAGCTCAAGGCCGCCCTCGGTCGCCTGCGGCTCAACGATTCCGCCTTCGTTTACTCCTCGGAGAGTTCCGTTGCCCTTGGCTTCGGCTTCCGCTGCGGCTTCCTCGGCCTGCTCCACATGGAGATCATCCAGGAGCGCATCCGCCGTGAGCACGACGTGGAGATCATCTCCACGTACCCGAGCGTTGTGTACCACGTCGTCCCGCACGGCGGCGAGGTCCTCGAGGTCGACAACCCGATCAATCTGCCGGATCCCGGCACAATCACGGAGATCCGCGAACCCACGATCGTGGCGTCGATCATCGTCCCGAACGACAGTCTCGGTGACATCCTCGCGCTGATCATGGAGAAGCGCGGCAGCTGCGATCACACGGACACGTTGGACATGAACCGCGTGATGCTGAAGTGCACGCTGCCGCTCAACGAGATCCTCGTGGATTTCAACGACCGGCTGAAGAGCATCACCCACGGTTACGGTTCGATGGACTACGAACTTGGGGCTTACCGCGCCGCCGACTTGGTGAAGATGGAGATCCTCATCAACGGCGACCCGGTGGATGCGTTCGCCAGCATCGTCCACCGCGAGAAAGCGGAAGCGAAGGGCCGCGAACTCTGCGAACGTCTCGCCAAGATCATCCCGCCGCAGATGTTCAAGGTCGCCATCCAGGCCGCGATCGGCGGCAAGATCATCGCCCGCGACAACGTCCGCGAGATGCGCAAGGACGTCACCGCGAAGTGCTACGGCGGCGACATCAGCCGCAAGCGGAAGCTCCTCGATAAGCAGAAGGAGGGCAAAAAGAAGATGAAGCAGATCGGCAAGGTCTCCATCCCGCCCGACGCCTTTATCAAGGTGCTCCAAAACCAGTGA